One region of Candidatus Polarisedimenticolaceae bacterium genomic DNA includes:
- a CDS encoding NAD-dependent epimerase/dehydratase family protein, with product MPILVTGGAGFIGSHLVERLLADDREVVVLDAFHDFYDPAEKEQNLARATAHPGCRLVRGDIRDEAAVRAAFAGTIEAVVHLAARAGVRPSIADPVDYASVNLTGTAVLLEAARRHGVRRFLFGSSSSVYGNNAKVPFSEGDPVDDPISPYAATKRGGELLAYTFHHLHGMEVACLRFFTVYGPRQRPDLAIRKFADLMSRGEEVPVFGDGSSGRDYTYVDDIVEGIVRAIERTRGFHVWNLGGSSPILLNELVERIARGLDVAPRIRRLPMQPGDVLRTWADIGAVRRDLDWQPRVTFDDGMSRFLSWFRAARPAAGVRR from the coding sequence ATGCCGATCCTCGTCACCGGCGGGGCGGGCTTCATCGGATCGCATCTCGTCGAGCGCCTCCTCGCGGACGACCGCGAGGTGGTGGTCCTCGACGCGTTCCACGATTTCTACGATCCGGCCGAGAAGGAGCAGAATCTCGCGCGCGCCACGGCACATCCGGGCTGCCGTCTCGTTCGCGGCGACATCCGCGACGAGGCCGCGGTCCGAGCGGCGTTCGCGGGAACGATCGAGGCCGTCGTGCATCTCGCCGCTCGCGCGGGGGTGCGCCCCTCGATCGCCGATCCGGTCGACTACGCCTCGGTGAACCTCACGGGCACGGCCGTGCTGCTCGAGGCGGCCAGGCGGCACGGCGTCCGGCGCTTCCTCTTCGGCTCGTCGTCGTCGGTATACGGGAACAACGCGAAGGTGCCCTTTTCTGAGGGCGACCCGGTCGACGATCCGATCTCCCCGTACGCGGCGACGAAACGCGGCGGCGAGCTGCTCGCGTACACCTTCCATCACCTCCACGGGATGGAGGTCGCGTGCCTACGCTTCTTCACCGTCTACGGCCCGCGGCAGCGGCCCGACCTCGCGATCCGGAAGTTCGCGGACCTCATGAGCCGCGGCGAGGAGGTCCCCGTCTTCGGCGACGGCAGTTCCGGGCGCGACTACACCTACGTCGACGACATCGTCGAAGGGATCGTCCGCGCGATCGAGCGGACGCGCGGCTTTCACGTCTGGAACCTCGGCGGATCGAGCCCCATCCTGCTGAACGAGCTCGTCGAGCGGATCGCACGCGGCCTCGACGTCGCGCCCAGGATCCGCCGGCTGCCGATGCAGCCCGGCGACGTCCTCCGCACGTGGGCGGACATCGGCGCGGTGCGGCGCGATCTCGACTGGCAGCCGCGCGTGACGTTCGACGACGGCATGTCCCGGTTCCTCTCGTGGTTCCGCGCCGCGCGTCCCGCGGCCGGGGTGCGGCGTTGA
- a CDS encoding sugar phosphate nucleotidyltransferase produces the protein MTRRPRPDLNVVLLAGGSGTRFWPLSRAGRPKQFLHLLGDRSLLRATWDRARALAPASRIWVVAPASLSTAVRRDLPALRRDRIVVEPAPRDTAPALALACAAVARLDPEAIVAVLPTDHVIGDARAFVRAIRVAAAAASRDDLVCLGVRPTRPATGFGYLETRGPVRRGTASPVKAFVEKPQLAKARRFLRSGRHLWNAGIFVWKAGRFLDELDRCAPGVRTAAETALDGKHRAWRALTPVSVDYAVMERARGVMVVAFEAGWDDVGSWEAAARLIPPSSPLRPQHVAVASDGSVVIGRDRFVALVGVPGIIVVDTPDALLVAARDGGEAMRSVVAAVRKAGRGDLA, from the coding sequence GTGACGCGACGTCCGCGCCCCGATCTCAACGTGGTCCTTCTCGCGGGCGGCAGCGGCACACGATTCTGGCCGCTCAGCCGAGCCGGCCGGCCGAAACAGTTCCTCCACCTTCTCGGTGATCGCTCGCTGCTGCGGGCGACGTGGGATCGCGCCCGCGCGCTCGCCCCGGCCTCACGGATCTGGGTCGTGGCGCCGGCATCGCTGAGCACCGCGGTGCGTCGCGACCTGCCCGCGCTCCGGCGCGACCGCATCGTCGTCGAGCCCGCGCCGCGCGACACGGCACCCGCCCTCGCGCTGGCGTGCGCCGCCGTCGCCCGTCTCGACCCCGAGGCGATCGTCGCGGTGCTGCCCACCGATCATGTGATCGGCGATGCGCGCGCCTTCGTCCGGGCGATCCGCGTCGCGGCCGCGGCCGCCTCGCGAGACGATCTGGTCTGCCTGGGCGTGAGGCCGACGCGGCCGGCGACCGGATTCGGCTACCTCGAGACACGCGGGCCGGTGCGTCGGGGCACCGCGTCGCCGGTGAAGGCGTTCGTCGAGAAGCCGCAGCTCGCGAAGGCGCGGCGGTTCCTCCGCTCGGGCCGCCATCTCTGGAACGCGGGAATCTTCGTGTGGAAGGCCGGCCGCTTCCTCGACGAGCTCGACCGCTGTGCGCCGGGTGTGCGCACGGCCGCCGAGACGGCGCTCGACGGCAAGCACCGCGCGTGGCGCGCGCTGACGCCGGTCTCCGTCGACTACGCGGTGATGGAGCGTGCGCGCGGCGTCATGGTCGTCGCCTTCGAGGCCGGTTGGGACGACGTGGGATCGTGGGAAGCCGCCGCACGCCTCATCCCGCCGTCGTCGCCGCTTCGCCCGCAGCACGTCGCGGTCGCGAGCGACGGCAGCGTCGTCATCGGCCGCGATCGCTTCGTCGCGCTCGTCGGGGTCCCCGGCATCATCGTCGTCGATACGCCGGATGCGCTCCTCGTCGCGGCGCGGGACGGCGGCGAGGCGATGCGCTCCGTCGTCGCCGCGGTCCGCAAGGCCGGGCGCGGAGACCTGGCGTGA
- a CDS encoding ABC transporter permease: MMALLKAWIAELGGLAILSGQTIRQGWRRPFEGSLWLEQIEKLGVHSLTIANVTLLFTGMVLAVQTAYALASYGGQSFMGNLLGLSIVRELGPVLTALMVAGRVGAGITAEIGSMTVTEQVDALRVLAASPVKKLVVPRVGALIVALPLLTVLADVVGLFGGMTMAVSEAGQSRAYFINHVLLALTMQDVMSGVCKTFFFAFFIGIIACHNGLNATGGADGVGKATTNTVVSASISIIVSDFFLTKIFLAV; encoded by the coding sequence ATGATGGCTCTCCTGAAAGCCTGGATTGCCGAGCTGGGGGGGCTCGCGATCCTCTCGGGACAGACGATCCGGCAGGGATGGCGGCGACCGTTCGAGGGGTCGCTCTGGCTCGAGCAGATCGAGAAGCTCGGCGTCCACTCGCTGACGATCGCGAATGTGACGCTCCTTTTCACCGGGATGGTCCTCGCCGTCCAGACCGCCTACGCGCTCGCCTCCTACGGCGGCCAGTCGTTCATGGGCAACCTGCTCGGCCTCTCGATCGTCCGCGAGCTGGGGCCGGTCCTGACGGCCCTCATGGTCGCGGGCCGGGTCGGCGCCGGCATCACGGCGGAGATCGGCTCGATGACCGTCACCGAGCAGGTCGACGCCCTCCGCGTCCTCGCGGCGAGCCCGGTCAAGAAACTGGTGGTTCCCCGCGTCGGCGCGCTCATCGTCGCCCTTCCGCTGCTGACCGTCCTCGCCGACGTCGTCGGCCTCTTCGGCGGGATGACGATGGCGGTCAGCGAGGCCGGCCAGAGTCGCGCCTACTTCATCAATCACGTGCTCCTCGCGCTCACGATGCAAGACGTCATGAGCGGCGTTTGCAAGACCTTCTTCTTCGCGTTCTTCATCGGGATCATCGCGTGCCACAACGGCTTGAACGCGACCGGCGGCGCGGACGGCGTCGGCAAGGCGACGACGAACACCGTCGTCTCCGCCTCGATCTCGATCATCGTGTCGGATTTCTTCCTCACGAAGATCTTCCTGGCGGTGTGA
- a CDS encoding MlaD family protein — translation MPRVGSREATVGTFVALALIVFAAGVLAVGGESRLFSRQATYRAVFPDTDGLLQGSPVKMGGVHIGTVTELKLPTDPGAAGVEVSLSVRRVYASRVRQGSEASLRFLQYLSGEKYVELTPGDPNQPAIPPGDLLPTAPGSRIFEQGEDIADNLNAITISLKQILEPLQRGEGLLGQVIQNPDFGKEGMRKIEVTLSNIEDLTTKMKNGEGTVGRLLTDRPLATRLDDLGNAVKDLSTILDQTVRGEGALGSITKKGGDAELAIADLREAAASMKRTAARLESKDGVVGKLLNDDAYGNQVAARLQETLDHLSSIMKKIDAGQGTLGALITDRTLYDSAEDVIAGVNDSKFARWMLRHYQKKGIETESTTPPAAPAEKPQEPK, via the coding sequence ATGCCTAGGGTCGGCTCCCGCGAGGCCACGGTGGGAACGTTCGTGGCGCTCGCGCTCATCGTCTTCGCGGCCGGCGTCCTCGCCGTCGGCGGCGAATCGCGCCTCTTCTCACGGCAGGCGACCTACCGTGCGGTCTTCCCGGACACCGACGGGTTGCTCCAGGGCTCGCCGGTCAAGATGGGCGGCGTCCACATCGGCACGGTCACGGAGCTGAAGCTCCCGACCGACCCCGGCGCCGCCGGGGTCGAGGTCTCCTTGAGCGTCCGCCGCGTCTACGCCTCGCGCGTGCGTCAGGGGTCGGAGGCCTCGCTCAGGTTCCTCCAGTACCTCTCCGGCGAGAAGTACGTGGAGCTCACCCCCGGCGACCCGAACCAGCCGGCGATCCCTCCCGGCGACCTCCTTCCGACCGCCCCCGGCAGCAGGATCTTCGAGCAAGGGGAGGACATCGCGGACAACCTCAACGCGATCACGATCTCCCTCAAGCAGATCCTGGAGCCGCTCCAGCGCGGCGAGGGGCTGCTGGGCCAGGTGATCCAGAACCCGGACTTCGGCAAGGAGGGGATGCGGAAGATCGAGGTCACGCTCTCGAACATCGAGGACCTCACGACCAAGATGAAGAACGGCGAGGGGACTGTCGGCCGGCTCCTGACCGATCGCCCGCTCGCGACACGCCTCGACGATCTCGGGAACGCGGTCAAGGATCTCTCGACGATCCTCGACCAGACGGTTCGGGGCGAGGGCGCCCTCGGATCGATCACGAAGAAGGGGGGCGACGCGGAGCTCGCGATCGCCGACCTCAGGGAGGCCGCCGCCTCGATGAAGCGCACCGCCGCGCGCCTCGAATCCAAGGACGGGGTCGTGGGCAAGCTCCTGAACGACGACGCCTACGGCAACCAAGTCGCGGCGCGCCTCCAGGAGACGCTCGACCATCTGTCCTCGATCATGAAGAAGATCGACGCCGGGCAGGGCACGCTCGGCGCGCTCATCACCGATCGCACCCTCTACGACAGCGCCGAGGACGTCATCGCCGGCGTCAACGACAGCAAGTTCGCGCGCTGGATGCTCCGGCACTATCAGAAGAAGGGAATCGAGACGGAGTCGACGACGCCGCCGGCGGCTCCCGCGGAGAAACCCCAGGAGCCCAAATAG
- a CDS encoding UDP-glucose/GDP-mannose dehydrogenase family protein, whose protein sequence is MNITVVGTGYVGLVTGACFSEFGTHVTCVDKNAEKIAMLERGEMPIYEPGLEALVERNVKAGRLVFTTDLASAVERSLVVVIAVGTPQGNDGSADLSFVREVAQAVAENLNSYKVVVTKSTVPAGTGKMIREIIEKHRKASHAFSVASNPEFLREGSAIEDCLRPNRIVIGCEDEMAAAILRDLYRPLYLIETPIVITDVVTAEVIKYASNAFLATKISFINEMADLCEKLGADVHAVAKGMGLDHRIGNKFLHPGPGYGGSCFPKDTRAILEVAREAGVPLKIVSAVVEVNAGRIPTALEKIRVAASGSLAGKTVALLGLTFKPNTDDLRESPAIAVLDALLAEGAKVKAFDPVAMAIAAETERRGVVYAKDEYEAAEGADLLVVATEWNQFRALDTDRLKGAMKAPVVVDLRNVYEPETMRTKGFTYTCVGRA, encoded by the coding sequence TTGAACATCACCGTGGTCGGCACCGGATACGTCGGCCTCGTGACCGGCGCGTGCTTCTCCGAGTTCGGGACGCACGTCACCTGCGTCGACAAGAACGCCGAGAAGATCGCGATGCTCGAGCGCGGAGAGATGCCGATCTACGAGCCGGGTCTCGAGGCGCTCGTCGAGCGGAACGTCAAGGCCGGCCGGCTCGTCTTCACGACCGATCTCGCCAGCGCCGTCGAGAGGTCGCTCGTCGTCGTGATCGCCGTCGGGACGCCGCAGGGGAACGACGGCAGCGCGGATCTCTCGTTCGTCCGCGAGGTCGCGCAGGCCGTCGCCGAGAACCTGAACTCGTACAAGGTCGTCGTCACCAAGAGCACCGTCCCCGCAGGCACCGGCAAGATGATCCGCGAGATCATCGAGAAGCACCGCAAGGCGAGCCACGCGTTCAGCGTCGCGTCGAACCCCGAGTTCCTCCGCGAAGGATCGGCGATCGAGGATTGCCTCCGCCCGAACCGGATCGTGATCGGGTGCGAGGACGAGATGGCCGCCGCGATCCTGCGCGACCTCTACCGCCCGCTCTACCTCATCGAGACGCCGATCGTCATCACCGACGTCGTGACGGCCGAGGTCATCAAGTACGCGTCGAACGCCTTCCTCGCGACGAAGATCTCGTTCATCAACGAGATGGCCGACCTCTGCGAGAAGCTCGGCGCGGACGTGCACGCCGTCGCGAAGGGCATGGGGCTCGACCATCGGATCGGGAACAAGTTCCTGCACCCGGGTCCCGGCTACGGCGGCTCGTGCTTCCCGAAGGACACGCGCGCGATCCTCGAGGTCGCCCGGGAAGCCGGCGTCCCGCTCAAGATCGTCTCCGCCGTCGTCGAGGTGAACGCGGGACGGATCCCGACCGCGCTCGAGAAGATCCGCGTCGCGGCCTCGGGCTCGCTCGCGGGGAAGACCGTCGCGCTCCTGGGGCTCACGTTCAAGCCGAACACCGACGACCTCCGCGAGTCGCCGGCGATCGCCGTCCTGGACGCGCTCCTCGCCGAAGGCGCCAAGGTCAAGGCCTTCGACCCGGTCGCGATGGCCATCGCCGCCGAGACCGAGCGCCGGGGCGTCGTCTACGCGAAGGACGAGTACGAGGCCGCGGAAGGCGCCGACCTCCTCGTCGTCGCGACCGAGTGGAATCAGTTCCGGGCCCTCGACACCGACCGCCTGAAGGGCGCGATGAAAGCGCCGGTCGTCGTCGACCTCCGGAACGTTTACGAGCCCGAGACGATGCGGACGAAGGGGTTCACCTACACCTGCGTCGGGAGGGCGTGA
- a CDS encoding ATP-binding cassette domain-containing protein codes for MAMPDGFLRFVRIEKAFDQNRVLRGVDLVVERGETVVVLGGSGSGKSVLLRHAVGLMQPDSGEVWVDGVEISHLGEDGLLETRKKVGMLFQSGALFDSMTVFENVAFALVEHTDWDDARILARVEEVLGLVELGDVLDLMPASLSGGMRKRVALARAIALAPAAILYDEPTTGLDPITANTINHLIRSLQKRLGVTSIVVTHDIHSAFTVGDRIAFLHEGRILFHGTTEEARHAPVPLLQNFLQGGGYA; via the coding sequence ATGGCGATGCCCGACGGTTTCCTCCGCTTCGTCCGCATCGAGAAGGCGTTCGATCAGAACCGCGTTCTACGAGGCGTCGATCTCGTCGTCGAGAGGGGCGAAACGGTCGTGGTGCTCGGCGGCAGCGGATCCGGGAAGTCGGTCCTCCTGCGTCACGCGGTCGGCCTGATGCAGCCCGACTCCGGCGAGGTCTGGGTCGACGGCGTCGAGATCTCGCACTTGGGGGAGGACGGGCTGCTCGAGACACGGAAGAAGGTCGGGATGCTCTTCCAGTCGGGGGCCCTCTTCGATTCGATGACCGTGTTCGAGAACGTCGCCTTCGCGCTCGTCGAGCACACGGACTGGGACGACGCGCGCATCCTCGCCCGCGTCGAGGAGGTCCTCGGTCTGGTGGAGCTGGGCGACGTCCTCGACCTCATGCCAGCGAGCCTGTCGGGGGGCATGCGCAAGCGCGTCGCCCTGGCGCGCGCGATCGCGCTCGCCCCCGCGGCGATCCTCTACGACGAGCCGACGACCGGCCTCGATCCGATCACGGCGAACACGATCAACCACCTCATCCGCAGCCTCCAGAAGCGGCTCGGGGTGACCTCGATCGTCGTCACCCACGACATTCACTCGGCGTTCACCGTCGGCGACCGGATCGCATTCCTCCATGAGGGGCGCATCCTGTTCCACGGGACGACGGAGGAGGCGCGTCACGCCCCGGTGCCGCTCCTTCAGAACTTCCTGCAGGGAGGGGGATATGCCTAG
- a CDS encoding nucleotide sugar dehydrogenase, whose amino-acid sequence MAPNDHLSALTRRIVDRSAQLGIVGLGYVGLPLAVEFAQAGFRVVGIDIDERKVKTVNAGTSHIEDVSTATLRPLVAKKLIRAQSNYKGCDKLDAILIAVPTPLRKTKDPDISYIVSALTAIAPQVRAGQLIILESTTYPGTTEEVLLPELTAGGLEVGRDVFVAFSPERVDPGNPVYQTKNTPKVVGGVTPACTKAAALLYGQAIEHVHPVSSTQAAEMIKLLENTFRAVNIGLVNEIALMCEKLGLDVWEVIDGAATKPFGFMRFYPGPGIGGHCIPLDPHYLAWKLKTLNYSARFIELASEINGHMPEVVVRRTAAILNRVKKSVKGSKIFVLGVAYKKDTGDVRESPALDVIRLLQEEGANVSFHDPYSNSFRGEDGRIEKGVELTPKNLAAADLVVIVTDHSVYDYASIVKSAKRVLDTRNATRAVTSGRAKIEKL is encoded by the coding sequence ATGGCCCCGAACGACCACCTCTCCGCGCTCACGCGCCGGATCGTCGACCGCAGCGCCCAGCTTGGGATCGTCGGGCTCGGGTACGTCGGCCTGCCGCTCGCCGTCGAGTTCGCCCAGGCCGGCTTCCGCGTCGTCGGGATCGACATCGACGAACGGAAGGTGAAGACGGTCAACGCCGGCACGTCGCACATCGAGGACGTCTCGACCGCGACGCTGAGGCCCCTCGTCGCGAAGAAGCTCATCCGCGCGCAGTCGAACTACAAGGGGTGCGACAAGCTCGACGCCATCCTGATCGCGGTTCCGACCCCTCTCCGCAAGACGAAGGACCCGGACATCTCCTACATCGTCTCGGCGCTCACGGCGATCGCGCCCCAGGTGCGTGCCGGCCAGCTCATCATTCTCGAGTCGACCACGTACCCGGGCACGACCGAGGAGGTCCTCTTGCCGGAGCTGACGGCGGGAGGTCTCGAGGTCGGCCGGGACGTCTTCGTCGCCTTCTCGCCCGAGCGCGTCGATCCCGGCAACCCCGTGTATCAAACGAAGAACACCCCCAAGGTCGTGGGCGGCGTCACGCCGGCGTGCACGAAGGCCGCCGCGCTCCTCTACGGCCAGGCGATCGAGCACGTGCATCCGGTCAGCTCGACCCAGGCGGCCGAGATGATCAAGCTCCTCGAGAACACCTTCCGCGCGGTGAACATCGGCCTCGTCAACGAGATCGCGCTCATGTGCGAGAAGCTCGGCCTCGACGTCTGGGAGGTCATCGACGGAGCCGCGACGAAGCCGTTCGGCTTCATGCGGTTCTACCCCGGCCCGGGGATCGGCGGCCACTGCATCCCGCTCGACCCGCACTACCTCGCCTGGAAGCTCAAGACGCTCAACTACTCCGCCCGCTTCATCGAGCTGGCGTCCGAGATCAACGGACACATGCCCGAGGTCGTCGTGCGCCGCACGGCGGCGATCCTGAACCGCGTCAAGAAGTCCGTGAAGGGGTCGAAAATCTTCGTCCTCGGTGTCGCCTACAAAAAGGACACCGGCGACGTCCGGGAATCGCCGGCGCTCGACGTGATCCGCCTCCTCCAAGAGGAAGGCGCGAACGTCTCCTTCCACGATCCGTACTCGAACTCGTTCCGAGGCGAGGACGGCCGCATCGAGAAGGGCGTGGAGCTCACGCCGAAGAACCTGGCGGCCGCCGACCTGGTCGTCATCGTGACCGACCACTCGGTCTACGACTACGCCTCGATCGTCAAGAGCGCGAAGCGCGTGCTGGATACCAGGAACGCGACCCGCGCGGTCACCTCGGGCCGCGCGAAGATCGAAAAGCTCTGA
- a CDS encoding SDR family oxidoreductase yields MATFVVTGGGGFIGSNLAETILKGGDAVRVLDNFETGRRVNLADAPAWAAAGRTTYTLIEGDIRDLALCRRAVEGADYVLHQAAIPSVQRSIQDPISSNEVNVTGTLNVLLAARDAKVKRVVMASSSSLYGDSETLPKVETMAPAPISPYGLQKLAGETYLGLFHRLYGVPTVALRYFNVFGPRQDPGSEYSAVIPRFMASIRAGSAPTIYGDGEQTRDFSHIANIVQANLKACAAPESALGAAYNIACGERISLNELVAIVAEFGGREVRPVYAPERQGDIKHSLAAIGKAEQALGYRPTVSVHEGLRLTWDAS; encoded by the coding sequence ATGGCCACGTTCGTCGTGACGGGCGGCGGCGGGTTCATCGGCTCGAATCTCGCGGAGACGATCCTGAAAGGGGGCGATGCGGTCCGCGTGCTCGACAACTTCGAGACCGGCCGTCGCGTCAACCTCGCCGACGCGCCCGCTTGGGCGGCGGCGGGCCGAACCACTTACACGCTCATCGAGGGCGACATTCGCGACCTCGCGCTCTGCCGGCGCGCCGTCGAGGGCGCCGACTACGTGCTTCACCAGGCGGCGATCCCTTCGGTGCAGCGGTCGATCCAGGATCCGATCTCGTCGAACGAGGTCAACGTCACGGGAACCTTGAACGTGCTGCTGGCGGCGCGCGACGCGAAGGTGAAGCGTGTCGTCATGGCGTCGTCGTCGTCGCTCTACGGCGACAGCGAAACGTTGCCCAAGGTCGAGACGATGGCGCCGGCGCCGATCTCGCCCTACGGCTTGCAGAAGCTCGCCGGCGAAACCTACCTGGGCCTGTTCCATCGGCTCTACGGGGTTCCGACGGTGGCCCTCAGGTACTTCAACGTGTTCGGCCCGCGGCAGGATCCGGGCAGCGAGTACTCCGCGGTGATTCCGAGGTTCATGGCGTCCATCCGCGCGGGGAGCGCTCCCACGATCTACGGCGACGGTGAACAGACGCGCGACTTCAGCCACATCGCGAACATCGTCCAGGCGAACCTCAAGGCCTGCGCCGCGCCGGAATCGGCGCTCGGAGCGGCCTACAACATCGCCTGCGGGGAGCGCATCAGCTTGAACGAGCTCGTGGCGATCGTGGCCGAATTCGGGGGCCGGGAGGTCCGGCCGGTCTACGCGCCGGAGCGTCAGGGCGACATCAAGCACTCGCTCGCCGCGATCGGAAAGGCGGAGCAGGCGCTCGGTTACCGGCCGACCGTGTCCGTCCACGAGGGGCTGCGCTTGACGTGGGACGCTTCGTGA
- a CDS encoding O-antigen ligase family protein, whose product MSLRGFATGLLVALVGLGALAFGSVEGWASAALRLGLIVVAIALVLDRRPSGPPAAARALLLPLAALCVLALLQTVPIPDAVARLASPRWASLRPTLVPSGGPSGLPALLEERAKAGGATAAPGAAPLTAPVPAGVGSGEHALSVASTTTRRAVLAWITAGLALACAATLAIHPVERYRLLWGLALWTGALGAIALFARLSGTTRLLWIREAPLDAEVLGPFVNPNHFAAFVEIGTLVALGLLLALLGGPEGTVSRSSIRKAVVDRSWAFPRLLVLGGCAVLGAIGLVLSGSRAGILAFAVGLAALLAARRLKGWLVVGIVLAVCLGLAVGVASWAGGEGRALKPSPYKSGSLDPSFAMRWDIWGRTLTIIRDFPVTGSGLGTFGYVYAIYDRPGEWLETDQAHNDYLQIVAETGLAGAVLLLWALVVLTRRVLRPAVRHRSGFRWTSAACVSAVFAIALHAIFEFGLQIPAVAVEFAVTLGILTAVASDGGADAGPEAA is encoded by the coding sequence GTGAGCCTGCGCGGGTTTGCGACCGGGCTCCTCGTCGCGCTCGTCGGTCTCGGGGCGCTCGCCTTCGGCTCCGTCGAAGGCTGGGCGTCGGCCGCGCTCCGGCTGGGGCTGATCGTCGTCGCGATCGCGCTCGTCCTCGACCGGAGACCCAGCGGGCCGCCGGCCGCGGCGCGCGCCCTCCTCTTGCCGCTCGCGGCGCTGTGCGTTCTCGCGCTCCTGCAGACCGTCCCGATTCCCGACGCCGTGGCGCGCCTCGCGTCGCCGCGCTGGGCGTCGCTTCGTCCCACGCTCGTTCCTTCAGGTGGGCCGTCCGGCCTGCCGGCTCTGCTCGAGGAGCGCGCGAAGGCCGGCGGCGCGACCGCCGCCCCGGGCGCGGCGCCGCTGACGGCGCCGGTGCCTGCCGGCGTCGGGAGCGGCGAGCACGCGCTCTCGGTCGCGTCCACGACCACGCGGCGCGCCGTTCTCGCCTGGATCACCGCAGGACTCGCCCTTGCGTGCGCCGCCACGCTCGCGATCCATCCCGTCGAGCGCTACCGGCTCCTCTGGGGGCTCGCGCTGTGGACCGGAGCCCTCGGCGCGATCGCGCTCTTCGCACGCCTCTCCGGGACCACGCGGCTCCTCTGGATCCGCGAGGCGCCGCTCGATGCAGAGGTGCTCGGCCCGTTCGTCAACCCGAACCACTTCGCCGCGTTCGTCGAGATCGGAACGCTCGTGGCGCTCGGGCTGCTCCTCGCCCTCCTCGGAGGACCGGAGGGAACGGTCAGCCGGAGCTCGATCCGCAAGGCCGTCGTCGATCGCTCGTGGGCGTTTCCGCGCCTCCTCGTCCTCGGCGGGTGCGCCGTTCTCGGCGCCATCGGCCTCGTTCTCTCCGGGTCGCGTGCGGGCATCCTCGCGTTCGCTGTCGGCCTCGCCGCGCTTCTTGCCGCACGGCGGCTCAAAGGTTGGCTCGTGGTCGGGATCGTCCTCGCGGTCTGTCTCGGGCTCGCGGTCGGCGTCGCGAGCTGGGCCGGCGGCGAGGGCCGCGCCCTGAAGCCGAGCCCGTACAAGTCCGGCTCGCTCGATCCGTCGTTCGCGATGCGATGGGACATCTGGGGACGGACGCTCACCATCATCCGCGACTTTCCGGTGACCGGAAGCGGGCTCGGTACGTTCGGGTACGTCTACGCGATCTACGACCGCCCGGGCGAGTGGCTCGAGACCGACCAGGCTCACAACGATTACCTCCAGATCGTCGCGGAGACCGGACTCGCGGGGGCCGTCCTCCTCCTCTGGGCTCTCGTCGTCCTCACGCGGCGCGTCCTCCGTCCCGCGGTCCGGCACCGCTCCGGCTTCAGGTGGACGAGCGCGGCCTGCGTCAGCGCGGTCTTCGCCATCGCGCTCCATGCGATCTTCGAGTTCGGGCTGCAGATCCCCGCCGTGGCGGTCGAGTTCGCGGTCACCCTCGGCATCCTCACCGCCGTCGCGAGCGACGGCGGCGCCGACGCCGGTCCGGAGGCCGCATGA
- a CDS encoding lysophospholipid acyltransferase family protein, with protein MLRGLLTLATFAVSTTILGVIAIAAGLATGKREIVFRLGRFWSRLHLSAMGIHPQYEGLDHASGTAPRVFLANHFSTLDIWVLVPALPDTTRFVAKKSIFWIPVLGQAMRVAGFIPIDRADRTRAIRSLGRAGARIASGESVILFPEGTRSRDGKLGRFKRGSFHLALETGVPIVPVAISGTGRVVAPRSIVVRPGPVRVTFLPPIDTSAYTTDTLDELLERTRDAISRHLDADERGTDEAPMSAPVRRARAW; from the coding sequence ATGCTCCGCGGACTCCTCACGCTCGCCACGTTCGCCGTCTCGACGACCATCCTCGGCGTGATCGCGATCGCCGCAGGTCTCGCGACCGGAAAGCGCGAGATCGTCTTCCGGCTCGGGCGATTCTGGTCGCGCCTGCACCTCTCGGCGATGGGGATCCACCCGCAGTACGAAGGGCTCGATCACGCTTCCGGAACGGCACCGAGGGTCTTTCTCGCCAATCACTTTTCCACGCTCGACATCTGGGTGCTCGTCCCGGCGCTGCCCGACACCACGCGCTTCGTCGCGAAGAAGTCCATCTTCTGGATCCCGGTCCTCGGCCAGGCGATGCGGGTCGCGGGATTCATCCCGATCGACCGTGCGGATCGCACTCGGGCCATCCGCAGCCTCGGGCGAGCCGGAGCGCGCATCGCGAGCGGCGAGTCGGTGATCCTCTTCCCGGAGGGCACCCGCAGCCGCGACGGCAAGCTCGGGCGGTTCAAACGCGGCTCCTTCCATCTCGCCCTCGAGACCGGCGTGCCGATCGTCCCCGTCGCCATCTCGGGAACGGGACGAGTCGTCGCGCCCCGCTCGATCGTCGTCCGTCCCGGGCCGGTCCGGGTGACGTTCCTGCCTCCCATCGACACGAGCGCGTACACGACGGACACCTTGGACGAGCTCCTCGAGCGGACGCGCGACGCGATCTCGCGGCATCTCGACGCGGACGAGCGTGGGACGGACGAGGCCCCGATGTCCGCACCGGTCAGGCGCGCTCGCGCCTGGTGA